One Platichthys flesus chromosome 14, fPlaFle2.1, whole genome shotgun sequence genomic region harbors:
- the gtpbp4 gene encoding nucleolar GTP-binding protein 1 produces the protein MAQYNFKKIMVVPTAKDFIDITLSKTQRKTPTVVHKHYQIHRIRHFYMRKVKFTQQTCHDRLSQILTDFPKLDDIHPFYADLMNVLYDKDHYKLALGQINIAKNLIDNVSKDYVRLMKYGDSLYRCKQLKRAALGRMCTILKRQKSSLEYLEQVRQHLSRLPTIDPNTRTLLLCGYPNVGKSSFINKVTRADVDVQPYAFTTKSLFVGHMDYRYLRWQVVDTPGILDHPLEDRNTIEMQAITALAHLRAAVLYVMDVSEQCGHTLQEQLELFNNIRPLFANKPLIVVANKCDVMKISEISEENQKIFADLTADEIPVIETSTLTEEGVMAVKNEACDRLLAHRVDTKMKGKKVHDVLNRLHLAMPAKRDEKARPPFIPEGALMRKKAMEVDGPKRKLERDLEMEQGDDYVLDLQKYWDLMNEDEKQDKIPEVWQGHNIADYIDPDIMKKLEELEKEEELKERAGEYDSDEESEDEEMQEIRVLAKQIREKKHLMVVGSKEKDVHGPRMPRTATKVERAKLEKEMGDLGLDMSNKEGSHYVQQARRSRSVTQKRKRETSVTPLSKTRSQSASRPPRDQSGVRDPKMARKAKKMMKHSQKDMNRMGKKGEADRHVFDLKPKHLLAGKRKSGTNDRR, from the exons ATGGCACAGTACAATTTCAAGAAGATTATGGTGGTTCCCACCGCTAAG GATTTCATCGACATCACTTTATCCAAAACCCAAAGGAAGACGCCCACGGTGGTACACAAGCATTACCAGATCCACCGCATCCGACACTTCTACATGAGGAAAGTGAAGTTCACTCAGCAGACCTGCCACGACCGCCTCTCGCAGATCCTCACCGACTTCCCCAAGCTCGAC GACATCCATCCATTCTATGCTGATCTCATGAATGTGTTGTACGACAAAGACCATTACAAACTGGCCCTGGGGCAGATCAACATCGCCAAGAACCTGATTGACAA TGTTTCCAAAGACTATGTGCGTCTGATGAAATATGGAGATTCTCTGTATCGGTGTAAGCAGCTGAAGAGAGCGGCTCTGGGTCGTATGTGCACCATCCTGAAAAGGCAGAAGTCAAGTCTGGAGTATCTGGAGCAGG TGCGTCAGCATCTGTCCCGTCTGCCGACCATCGACCCCAACACCAGGACCCTGCTCCTGTGCGGCTACCCCAACGTAGGCAAGTCCAGTTTCATCAACAAG GTGACCAGAGCTGATGTTGACGTCCAGCCGTACGCTTTCACCACCAAGTCTCTGTTTGTGGGTCACATGGATTACAGATACCTCCGCTGGCAG GTGGTGGACACCCCTGGCATCCTGGACCACCCCCTGGAGGACAGGAACACCATTGAGATGCAGGCCATCACGGCTCTGGCTCACCTGCGGGCGGCGGTTCTCTACGTCATGGACGTCTCCGAGCAGTGCGGTCACACcctgcaggagcagctggagcttTTCAACAACATCCGACCCCTGTTCGCCAACAAG CCTCTCATCGTCGTCGCCAACAAATGTGATGTGATGAAGATCAGTGAGATTTCTGAGGAGAACCAG AAAATCTTCGCGGACCTCACTGCCGATGAGATCCCTGTGATCGAGACCAGCACCCTGACCGAGGAGGGAGTCATGGCGGTTAAAAACGAG GCCTGCGACCGGCTCCTTGCCCATCGTGTGGACACCAAGATGAAGGGAAAGAAGGTCCACGATGTTCTCAACCGGCTCCACCTGGCCATGCCTGCCAAGAGAGACGAGAAG GCGAGGCCTCCCTTCATCCCAGAGGGAGCCTTGATGCGCAAGAAGGCGATGGAGGTGGATGGGCCCAAACGCAAACTG GAGAGAGATCTGGAGATGGAGCAAGGCGATGACTACGTCCTGGACTTGCAGA aaTACTGGGATCTGATGAACGAGGATGAGAAGCAGGACAAGATCCCTGAGGTCTGGCAGGGCCACAACATCGCAGATTACATCGATCCTGACATCATGAAG aaactggaggagctggagaaggaggaggagctgaaggagcgaGCCGGAGAGTACGACTCTGACGAGGAGAGCGAGGACGAGGAGATGCAGGAGATCCGTGTTCTGGCCAAACAGATCCGCGAGAAGAAGCACCTCATGGTCGTGGGGTCAAAGGAGAAGGATGTGCACGGGCCACGCATGCCTAGGACCGCCACCaag gttgAAAGAGCAaagctggagaaggagatggGTGACCTCGGTCTGGACATGAGCAACAAGGAAGGA AGTCACTATGTGCAACAGGCCCGACGGTCCCGCAGTGTCACTCAGAAACGTAAGCGTGAAACTTCAGTCACTCCCCTCTCCAAGACCCGCAGCCAGAGCGCCTCCCGTCCACCTCGAGACCAGTCCGGTGTCAGAGACCCGAAG ATGGCAAGGAAGGCAAAGAAAATGATGAAGCACTCCCAGAAGGACATGAACCGCATGGGCAAGAAAGGAGAGGCCGACAGACACGTGTTCGACCTCAAACCCAAGCACCTGCTGGCCGGCAAGAGGAAGTCCGGCACCAACGACCGCagataa